One window of the Cryptomeria japonica chromosome 7, Sugi_1.0, whole genome shotgun sequence genome contains the following:
- the LOC131064378 gene encoding subtilisin-like protease SBT1.4, producing MKQLNSSARILVTLLFLLVFGRAYDVKTVRKPYIVHMMKSMKPQHFPLHELWYASILTHVTSPASTSDPSILLYTYDVVLHGFAAKLSSAEAAALESVNGCLAVTPSALNKLHTTHSPQFLGLTDGSRLWSQHLNRGEDVIVGMVDTGIWPESASFSDNGLGPVPSRWKGECESGEQFNSSNCNRKLIGARFHFFKGYKSRSGEDFRSARDNDGHGTHTASTAAGSAVRGASYNGFGNGTAMGMAPAARLAVYKVCWGLEGYCDDSDVAAAMEKAIEDGVDIISVSIGGDYDNPFYQDHQALAAFGAIQRGVFVSVSAGNDGPFFASAKNTAPWMTTVGASSMDREFLSPVKLGNGEVFKGSSFYRGPGIQNLPLVYDFCSNHGLDPHLFKGKVVLCDSHANSTETARLVKNAGAAGMIFVNYEVDGAQDFPIEESYLPATSVSFRTGEKIKAYANSTEAPTATINPIGLTVVRKSIAPIVASFSSRGPSVSYPDVLKPDVIAPGVNILAAWKDGGFNIISGTSMACPHVSGIAALIRAAHPTWSPAAIRSALMTTASTLDNRKQPIKDALTLRAADPFVMGAGHVNPMAAVEPGLVYDLGPQDYINYLCGGLNNYTKKQIALLTHKWPPCPKSELGADLNYPSFSVVFKKGERVQVKRRTVTNVGSDNGVYKVWVKSSQSVKVSVEPSTLVFKRRHDQASFEVRLESKVKEGDKGEYGEITWKCIQGGTHVVRSPITFLWAV from the coding sequence ATGAAGCAGCTCAATTCTTCCGCCAGAATCCTGGTAACGCTGCTCTTCTTGTTAGTATTTGGCAGAGCATATGATGTGAAGACTGTAAGGAAGCCCTACATTGTGCACATGATGAAATCTATgaaaccccaacattttcctttgcATGAGCTCTGGTATGCTTCAATTCTCACCCACGTCACCTCTCCTGCTTCCACGTCAGATCCGAGTATCTTGTTATATACGTATGATGTAGTCCTCCATGGCTTTGCGGCCAAGCTGAGCAGTGCGGAGGCAGCAGCTTTGGAGAGCGTTAATGGATGTCTGGCTGTAACTCCATCGGCTCTGAATAAACTTCATACCACACACTCGCCTCAGTTTCTCGGCCTCACCGACGGTTCCAGACTATGGTCGCAGCATTTGAATCGCGGAGAAGATGTGATAGTGGGCATGGTGGACACGGGAATATGGCCTGAGAGCGCAAGCTTCAGTGACAATGGGTTGGGGCCTGTTCCCTCAAGATGGAAGGGCGAATGTGAAAGCGGAGAGCAATTCAATTCCTCCAACTGCAACAGAAAACTCATTGGAGCTCGTTTTCATTTCTTCAAGGGCTACAAATCGCGTTCGGGCGAGGATTTCAGATCAGCAAGAGACAATGACGGCCACGGCACGCATACGGCTTCTACAGCTGCGGGATCTGCTGTAAGAGGAGCGAGCTACAATGGGTTTGGCAACGGAACGGCCATGGGCATGGCGCCTGCAGCCAGACTGGCCGTGTATAAGGTCTGCTGGGGACTGGAAGGCTATTGCGATGACAGCGACGTAGCTGCTGCCATGGAAAAAGCCATAGAAGACGGGGTGGACATTATTTCCGTGTCAATTGGCGGTGACTATGACAATCCATTCTACCAGGATCACCAAGCCCTGGCAGCATTCGGGGCCATACAGAGGGGTGTATTTGTTTCTGTCTCTGCTGGTAACGACGGTCCTTTCTTCGCTTCTGCTAAAAACACTGCGCCGTGGATGACTACCGTGGGTGCCAGCAGTATGGACAGAGAGTTTCTCTCTCCCGTGAAGCTCGGGAATGGCGAGGTCTTCAAAGGCTCGTCATTTTACAGAGGACCCGGGATTCAAAATCTGCCTCTTGTCTACGATTTTTGCAGTAATCACGGTCTCGACCCACATCTTTTCAAAGGTAAAGTCGTGTTGTGCGATTCCCACGCCAATTCAACGGAAACAGCAAGGCTTGTGAAGAATGCTGGCGCAGCAGGaatgatatttgtcaactatgaaGTCGATGGCGCCCAAGATTTTCCCATCGAGGAATCATATCTGCCGGCTACCAGCGTGAGTTTTCGAACGGGAGAAAAGATAAAAGCCTACGCTAACAGCACGGAGGCGCCCACGGCCACCATTAACCCCATAGGCCTGACGGTCGTTAGAAAATCCATTGCTCCCATCGTGGCCTCCTTTTCTTCCAGAGGTCCCAGCGTCTCATATCCAGACGTCCTTAAGCCGGATGTGATCGCTCCAGGTGTGAATATCTTGGCAGCGTGGAAGGATGGTGGGTTCAATATAATTTCCGGGACTTCAATGGCGTGTCCCCACGTCAGCGGCATTGCAGCACTCATACGAGCCGCACATCCGACGTGGAGTCCTGCTGCGATCAGATCGGCTCTCATGACAACGGCCTCCACACTTGACAATAGAAAGCAACCCATCAAAGACGCTCTAACCTTGCGAGCCGCAGACCCGTTTGTGATGGGTGCAGGTCACGTAAACCCAATGGCCGCTGTGGAGCCAGGACTAGTGTACGATTTGGGCCCTCAAGACTACATCAACTATCTGTGTGGTGGTCTCAACAACTACACCAAAAAGCAAATCGCTCTCCTCACCCACAAATGGCCTCCCTGCCCCAAATCGGAATTAGGTGCAGATCTAAATTACCCGTCTTTCTCTGTTGTGTTTAAGAAAGGAGAGCGCGTTCAGGTGAAGAGAAGAACGGTGACTAACGTGGGCAGTGACAATGGCGTATACAAAGTGTGGGTGAAGAGCAGCCAAAGCGTAAAGGTAAGCGTGGAGCCAAGTACATTGGTGTTCAAGAGACGACATGACCAAGCAAGTTTTGAAGTGAGATTGGAAAGCAAAGTGAAGGAGGGTGACAAGGGTGAGTACGGGGAAATAACGTGGAAATGCATCCAAGGTGGAACGCACGTTGTTCGTAGCCCAATTACCTTTCTCTGGGCGGTTTGA